The Algoriphagus halophilus sequence TCATTAAAAACATTGATAATGTGGTGCCTGATCGATTGAAAGGAGATACCAAAGATTACAAAATGGCCATCGGAGGACTCTTGCTGGAAATTCAGGAACGGGTTTTCGAAGCCTTGTTGAGATTAAAAAACCAACAGGATGATGCCGCTGTCAGCCATGCTGAACATGTGCTAAAACACCATTTAGGAGTTAAATTCCCTGAATCCTATGAAGGCAAATCTTTAACAGAAAAAGCAGCTTATTTAGAGTCTAAATTGAACAGACCACTGAGGGTATGTGGAATGGTGAAAAACACAGGGGAACCAGGAGGAGGACCATTTTGGGTGAAAGATGGGGATGGCTCACTTTCTTTACAGATCGCAGAAACCGCTCAGATAGACTTAAATGATCCAGAAGCTAAGAAGCATTTCCAGGGATCTACCCACTTTAATCCGGTAGATTTAGTCTGTGGTACCAAGGACTTTGAAGGCAATGATTTTGATTTATTAAAGTACCGGGATATGATGACCGGATTTATTACCGAAAAGTCAAAAAGTGGAAAAGAGCTAAAAGCATTGGAATTACCGGGACTTTGGAATGGAGCCATGGCGGGATGGAATACCTTATTCGTAGAGGTTCCAATCATCACCTTCAATCCGGTAAAAACTGTCAATGATTTACTAAGAGACGAACATCAGTAAAAGCCGGTGCTCAGTTTGAGCGCTAAACTAAAAAAGCTGAAATTACCAAATCGGTCAATTTCAGCTTTTTTTTATGAGTGATTTTCATACCTGGGTAACAATCCATCCATTCCCTACCCAAAAGCCCTGGCAGTAAGCATTTTCAGCGTTAAGGTTTTAAACTTCTTACCTCCTACCCTTTCCTCCTGTAAATTATTACAGATGCTTATTCCCTCTTACCTGCGTACAGATCATATTTCAGGAGTCGACAATCAATGGTACCATTCCAGAACTCAATCCTTCTACTGGCCTTTAATCCTACTTTTTTAGCCAACTCCATATTACCTGTAAAAATATATCCTCTGTATCCAGCGCATTTCTGCTTCATATAGTCCCCCATCCTTTTATAGGTCTCTTCCAGTTCCAACGACTCTCCAAGTCTTTGTCCATATTCAGGATTGAAAATCACCACTCCCCTGGGTCTTTCTGGGATCTCTGTCTCAGCAAAATCACAAACCTGAAACTCAATCATATGATCCACTCCGGCTACGATGGCATTTTCCTTGGCAAAAGCAATCGCCTGTAATGAAATATCAGAAGCGATGATTTTCACTTCAGGGACTTCCATGATTTTATTTTCCAATTTTCTCTTTTTGGCCAAAAATGCTTCTTGTTGATACCCTAAAATGTATTGGAAAGAATAATGGTCACGATACAAACCAGGGTATCTTTTGGTGGCCATCAAGGCTGCCTCAATGGCCAAGGTCCCTGAACCGCACATGGGGTTGACAAATGGTACGCGGGTATTCCATTCCGTCGCATAAATAGTAGCCGCTGCCAAGGCTTCCAGCATGGGGGCTTTGCCTGGGATTTTCCGATATCCGTGTTTGGCAATCGTTTCTCCAGAGGTATTGATATACATGGACGCCTGCCTGTCTTTCCAGTATAGTTGTAAAACCAATCCTTGAAAATCAGATCCTGAATCAGGTCTTCTTCCTGTTTTTTCCCTGAACCGATCCACGATGGCATCCTTCACCCGAACATTCACAAACATAGGATTATTGA is a genomic window containing:
- a CDS encoding THUMP domain-containing class I SAM-dependent RNA methyltransferase; translated protein: MLDFDQRGKVFITCKDRFASYLEKEVRELGFVPESVSRTGIELKASLEECMDLNLHLRTASQVLFEIKSFYLQDADDIYRKIKAIPWEEFLDVDGYFSVNSVVDNESINNPMFVNVRVKDAIVDRFREKTGRRPDSGSDFQGLVLQLYWKDRQASMYINTSGETIAKHGYRKIPGKAPMLEALAAATIYATEWNTRVPFVNPMCGSGTLAIEAALMATKRYPGLYRDHYSFQYILGYQQEAFLAKKRKLENKIMEVPEVKIIASDISLQAIAFAKENAIVAGVDHMIEFQVCDFAETEIPERPRGVVIFNPEYGQRLGESLELEETYKRMGDYMKQKCAGYRGYIFTGNMELAKKVGLKASRRIEFWNGTIDCRLLKYDLYAGKRE